The DNA region GTTGCCGCTACCTCGGTCAGACGGGGACACCTGCCGTGATCGGTGGTCTCTGGAGCCTCGGCGACGAATACTCGTCGATGAGTGAGACCATCGTCGCTTCGGTCGACTGGCTCGAGGACCACCGGGAGGACCCGTCGGTCCGCCTCCTCGACGTGCGCGACGCCTGGGAGTTCGACGGTATCGGCCACCTGCCGGAGGCGGTAAACGTCCCGTTCGACGAGTTTCGCGACCGCGAGAGCGACGACCCGGGGACGCTTCCGGGGCAATCGGTCGTCGAATCCCTCCTGGGTTCGGCTGGCGTCGAGTCCGCGGAAACCGTCGTCGTATACGACGACACCTACGGCGTCTTCGCCGCCCGGGTGCTCGTCACCCTCCAGCTCTACGGTCACGACGACGTCCGCCTGCTCGAGACCGATTACAGCGGCTGGGCCCGCGAGCACGAGACGTCCCAGGAATCGACGGCGTTCGAGGAAACAGTGTACGAGGCGCGGCCGCTCGACCCCGACCACAACCACGAGCCCGACCACAACCGCGACACGAGCCCCCTGGTCGACGCCGAGACGATCGAGGCGGTGCTCGAGGAACCCGACTCGAACGATCACGTCCTGGTCGACACGCGCGAACGCGAGGAGTTCGAGACGGGGCACCTGCCTGGCGCCGTCCGCTTCGACTGGCGCTCGACCGTCGACGAGGACCGCCGTCGGCTCAAACCCAGGGACGACCTCGAGGAACTGTTCGCCGATCACGGGATCACGCCCGACAAGCGAGTGATCCTCTACTGCAACACGGCACGCCGGATCAGCCACACGTACGTCGTCCTCCGCTGGCTCGGGTTCGAGCGTGTCGGCTTCTACGAGGGGAGCCTGACCGAGTGGGAGGCTCGAGACGGCGTGATCGAACGGGGAGCAAGTGGGTGAGCGCAGGGTCCAAAAACAGGCCGTGTGGAGGCGTCCCGCGCGGACAAAGGGCTTAACCGGCCCGACGAAGTACACTCGAGGCATGCAGCACGTGAAGATTCCGCAGGACCGGATCGGCGTTCTCATCGGCGAGGGTGGCGAGACGATGCGTCGGATCGAGTCCGAAGCCGAGGTCCGTCTCGACATCGACTCCGAGAACGGATCGGTCGCCGTCGAGACCGTCGGTGACCCCGTCCGCGGCCTCAAGGGCCCCGAAATCGTCCGGGCCATCGGTCGTGGATTCGCCCCCGACGACGCGCTCCGCCTGCTCGCCGACGACATGATGCTCTTCGATCTGGTCGACATCGACGCCGCCGCCCGCAACAAGAACGACCTCCAGCGACAGAAAGGGCGACTCATCGGCGAGGGTGGGCGCACTCGCGAACTCATGGAGGAACTCTCGGGCGCCTCGGTCGTCATCTACGGGTCGACGCTCGGCATCATCGGCACGCCCCCGGAGGTCGACGCTGCCCGGACGGCCGCCGAGATGTTGCTCGACGGCGCCCCGCACGGCGCGGTCTACTCGTTCCTCGAGGACCGGCACAACGAGATGAAACACCAGGGAATGCAGTACCACCGCTTCCCCGGCGGCGAGTCCTAAACGGCCTGGTCGAGCACCGAGCGTCCCGCCACCCGATCGCCCACACCGTTTTTACGCTTGCC from Natronosalvus rutilus includes:
- a CDS encoding sulfurtransferase produces the protein MSETIVASVDWLEDHREDPSVRLLDVRDAWEFDGIGHLPEAVNVPFDEFRDRESDDPGTLPGQSVVESLLGSAGVESAETVVVYDDTYGVFAARVLVTLQLYGHDDVRLLETDYSGWAREHETSQESTAFEETVYEARPLDPDHNHEPDHNRDTSPLVDAETIEAVLEEPDSNDHVLVDTREREEFETGHLPGAVRFDWRSTVDEDRRRLKPRDDLEELFADHGITPDKRVILYCNTARRISHTYVVLRWLGFERVGFYEGSLTEWEARDGVIERGASG
- a CDS encoding KH domain-containing protein — protein: MQHVKIPQDRIGVLIGEGGETMRRIESEAEVRLDIDSENGSVAVETVGDPVRGLKGPEIVRAIGRGFAPDDALRLLADDMMLFDLVDIDAAARNKNDLQRQKGRLIGEGGRTRELMEELSGASVVIYGSTLGIIGTPPEVDAARTAAEMLLDGAPHGAVYSFLEDRHNEMKHQGMQYHRFPGGES